TTTGTGGTCCTGGAGCATCAGGAAGCGTTGACCCTCCTATAAGTTCGTCTGTTGTTTCTGGTCCTGAAACATCAGGAAGCGTGGGCCCTCATGTAGGTTCGTCAACTGTTTCTGGTCCTGGAACATCAGGAAGCGTTGTCCCTCCTGTAGGTTCGTCTGATGTTACTAGTCCTAGAGCATCAAGAAGCGTTGGCCCTCCTATAATTTCGTCAGCTGTTGAGGGTCCTGGAGCATCAGGAAGTGTTGGCCCTCCTATAGTTTCATCTGATGTTTTTGGTCTTGGAACATCAGGAAGTGTTGGCCCTCCTATAGTTTCATCTGATGTTTTTGGTCTTGGAACATCAGGAAGCTTTGGACCTCCTGTAGGTTTGTCTGATGTTTGTGGTCCTGGAGCATCAGGAAGCGTTGGCCCTCCTGTAAGTTTGTCAGTTATTTCTGATCCTGGAACATTAGGAAGCATTGGCCCTCCTATAGGTTCGTCTGATGTTTGTGGTCCTGGAGCATCAGGAAGCGTTGGCCCTCCTATATATGTTCGTCTACTGTTTCTGGTCCTAAAACATCAAAAAGTGTTGGCCCTCCTGTAGGTTCGTCAGGTGTTTCTGGTTTTGGAGCATCAAGAAGCGTTGGCCCTCCTGTAGGTTCATTTGTTGTTTCTGTTTCTGGTCCTGGAGTATCAGGAAGTATTGGCCCTCCTATAATATCATCTGCTGTTTTTGGTCATGGAGTATCAGGAAGTATTGGCCCTCCTATAGTTTCATCTGGTGTTTTTGGTCATGGAACATCAGGAAGCGTTGGCCCTCCTGTAGGTTTGTCTGATGTTTGTGGTCCTGGAACATCAGGAAGCGTTGGCCCTCCTAAAGGTTCGTCTGTTGTTTCTGGTCCTGGAGCATCAGGAAGCGTGGTCCCTCCTGTAAGTTTGTTTGCTGTTTCTGATCCTGGAGCATTAAGAAGCGTTGGCCCTCCTGTAGGTTCGTCTGCTGTTTCTGGTCCTGGAGCATCAGGAAGCGTTGGCCCTCCTATTGTTTCGTCTGATATTTCTGGTCCCGGAGCATCAGGAAGCGTTGGCCCTCCTATTGTTTCGTCAGCTGTTTCTGGTCTTGGAGCATTAGGAAGCGTTGGACCTCCCTTAGTTTTGTCAGCTGATTCTGGTCCCGGATTATCAAGAAAAATTGGCCCTCCTGTAGGTTTAGTTGCTGTTTTTGGTCCTGATTCTCAGGTAGTATTGGCGGCCCTGTAGGTTCTGCTGCTATTTATGTGTATGTTATTCAGGCTGCTGGTTCCGCTGCAACTTTGGGTATTGAGGGTCTTTGGCATTTACGTTGTTGGCTCTGGGTCTAGTGCAACATCTAGCTCAGTTAGCCCTGGTGATGCTGATAAACTTTCTGAAGGAAGTTTATGGGTTTTGGTCTCCTAAACGATTATGGGATGTGAGTGGAAGAAAAGTAATCGAATAAAAGATAATAATTTGGTATTAATATCTCCAAGTGTGCTTTTTAATTATTGTGTAGAAGGTTGTATTAAATTATCTAAATCTCTCATTGAGTGAACAATCTATCATCCATGTATTGAGACATTAagtttttcatcaataaaaatataATTGTGTATAAATTGTAATTGGTAAAATTTTGATTAAATCAATGACTTAAGTATAATGAGTAATGATAATATTTGAACTTGTAGATGTCATTGTATTATATTACAGTGATAAGTCGTTGGTGACCTCAGTTTGAAACTCATCGGTACCGGGCAGGGAAGTCTATATCCATCAACAACCTACCTTACATGAaaacatctaacggtgaatatagcgTGCTTGTTTAGGAACATTTTACATTTTCCATTAAAACGTGATGGGGGCCACCAAAATTGAGGAGTACAGAAAGTATCTGTACGTTTGATTATATTTGATCACGACTTTAACCTTTTTAACTAACTTAACTTGAAAAATGAGAGAATGAAAGTGAAGTTCAAAGAACACCTGAGAACCAGAGAAATCCCGTCTCCAAGTAAAATATTACACTAAGCCCTGCCCATGAATCTCAATTCCATTTTATAAACATTCTCCTCTCTTGATTTCTCATAGCAGAAGGAGAGCTTCTCACACTAATCAGAGTGAAATAGAGGAGTGAGAGATGACGTGGAAGGGGAAATAGAGGCGATTTCCTAGGGAATCAAATCTCTTGCGTTTCTCCATGGATGGAAGCCATTTTCCTCCATCTCCTCCGATTTCGAACACTAATCAAAGTGAATCAGCATCTAAATATGCAATTGGTAATGATTTAAACCTTGGGTTAGAGGATTTCCCGTTGTTACCAGTTTCTTCTTCATCCTTGGGAGTTAATGGAGCTtcaaaaccaaaccctaactctTGCTGGAATGGGAATGGTCACAACATCTCAAGTACCTCTGCTCAATCAATGAAGCTTCCTATTTATGAAGAACTGACTTTGGTTGATGATCAACCAATGGCAGTTTTTTCATCAGGTGAACTCAAATCTCAAATTGAATATTGTGAATCTCTGGTAGTTGGTTATTTTGTAGGGAATAGGCTAGCTTTTCCTTTTGTGAAAGATAGTTTATCTTCCCAATGGAAGAAAAAAAGGGATTTCACCATGACCATTCATGGAGAAAATGCTTAACTTTTCAAGTTTATTCAAGAAGAAAATAGAGCTCGAATTTTGGAATTAGTTTCAATACAAATTGCAAAAAAGCTATTTCTTATTAGACCTTGGTCACCCTTCATAGAATCTCATATTTATTCCATTAAAACTGTGCCTCTGTGGATGAATCTCAGGGGGGTACCAATTCATCTTTGGAATAATGTTGGTTTAGCTAGGATTGCTAGTTTAGTGGGTAAACCGATCATGACAGACTCACAAACTGCATTGGAGACTAGAATGTCGTTTGCTAGAGTCTGTGTCGAAATTGCAGCTGATTGTTCTTTCCCTACTGAGCTTCCAGTCAAAATTGATGATATAAAGCTTATGGTAAAAGTAGAATACCCTTGGAAGCCAATTGCTTGCTCTCATTGCAAGATCTTTGGTCATTCAAGTGTAAAATGCATCTACAACCCAACCCCAAAGAATACTGATGTTTCGATTCCAAAGAAGTCTTTAGTTTTAGGTGACAGCATTGACCCTAATGAAATAGTGCAGAACACAACATCTGATGTGGAAGCTTCTTTTGTGAATCAGTCTTTAAAAGAGTCTAATAGATGTGGGAGTAGTAGTGATGAAACAAGGATTTCTCAACCGGAAAAGTGGATAGCATGTGTTGGGGGTGTTGTTCCGAATGCATCGTCTACTGCGGTTGATCCTTGTGCAGAGATGTGTATGAATGGGGAGAGGTTAATTGATCAAGAAAAGGTCCTTGGCGAGTGGGTCTCTTATAAAAGAAAGAAAGGCGccggaaaaaagaagaaagaaaaccacTTACAGGTTCCTACTCTTGAAAATGGTCATCCGGTTTTGGAAGGTACAAGCATCCCAACTGTTGATCCCGCCATCCTCTGGTTTTGAatctcaaaacaggtttcatgggtttgaagaagaagaacaagaacaacaacaagaagaagagataTCCACCTCCCAATtagtttcggaagattcaacggtAAGCATCGCAAAGGCGTCATTGTCCAAGCCAAGTAAAGGAATTGGTAAGAAATTGAGTTCGAAATCCAAATATACAGGTATAATCCCAAATGGTAATCTCTCAAGTTTAAAAATGAGAAAGCCTCCTAAATCTAAAGTCCCTAACAAAGTCTCGGCAGATAAACTTTTAGATTTTGGTTCTTCTTGGGGCTTAGAATTTCCACTTCGAAAGACTAGTCGTGAAGAAATGTTTAGAGATCTCGTACAAGATCACGATGATTTAATTATAGAAAATGTTGATGTTGCTAATTGACAAAAGGTAGTGGTCTTCTTTGTGGTTATCAAGTGACTTTTGATTTTTAGGTTTCACAATTTGTGTCTTCTTTTGTTGATACTCTTTGTATTCTTAAAAATCTCTTTGctttagattttcttttgttttgttgtaTCTTTTGTGAACTTTTCGCTCTTTGTCAGTTGTAATCGTCCGTACATGACTTGTGTGCATTTTAATATATCCTctttgaccgatcaaaaaaaaaaaaagaaggagagCTTCTCATTCAAAATTTCCACGGCAATTCAAGCATCTTATCTTTTCTTCCTTCTAAATCTTCCCTCCATTCTCATAGCTTTAATTCGAGAACCAACTTGATTGGTGCAAGGGTGGCTTCATATACCCAGAACAAATATACAGCAGCACTTTGGAGGAAATACTTATAAATGATTCCAAAATGAGAAGAAGATAAAGGACATGTTGAAGAGTGAAATAAACAATCGAGTAAGGCTGTAATTCTAATCGAGTTGGAGAAACAATTCCAAAGCACTTTGCATGAAACTAGAAACAATTGTTTCTCAGCGTAGTTGGAGAAACAATCGAGTTTTCTCCCTTTTgtcttttcaattttttgtaaatTGTATAATGCTTGTAATTATAACATTTTTTCGCAAATAATGAAATTCATTATGTCTTTGACAGTCACAAATTTTGTCCTGCTTTTGATGTTGGAGCAAACAAATTCGAAACGGAAGCTTTGCTTAGAAACTCAAATGGGGTGCTAAATGAGAACGAATGCGTGACTTATTTTTTGCAGTTATGTTTTACTGGCACGGTAAAATTCTAAGCAAGGCTGAAAATGATCTTTAGAAACTCATTtataaagaacgattttttggggaccatggattTTTTgggggatcatggttttattttgggtaaaggcattagaagtaattctaggtcaccccatatctagttatttatttaatacctaatctacctcttaattaattttaggttatgattagtgaatgattagttaaaaacaattagtgagattaaattaaaagatggatttattattagttgagtagaattattgagagagtagagttagagaagatgaaggagaaaaacatggaaaataattttttttttccaattcactaagtttgagtgagtattcaaatgatgaaaactcatccgattcttcatctccatcctctcctagaatatttgttaatcttcaaaatgatccggattttaactggattttgaacagttcggttactttatatgaagaacaagtaaccgaactcatctgaagttgtagttcggttgccccgtgagatgaaaaagtaaccgaactcatctgaaagtgtagttcggttacttgatccaaacacgcaggttaccgaactctctaataatttctaggagttacagcgttatgttcggttggttcgcaaactgcgtgcacttttgatctaaccgaactttacgtaatacaagagtatataagtttacaaagttcggttctttcgcaaacttgaacctaacagctaaccaaccgaactctgagttcggtttttgcgataaaattgtgaagttaccgaacttaacaaacaaacaaaaatgtgaagttccagcatctattggctaagttcggttactttgtagttttaaaaatttttgcgaacaaactgaactctattggctaagttcggttattttggaactcaacatagtggccacaacaacacagttcggttagactggatttgttttttttttcggttctaagggtggagttcggttactttgaaattttaaattattttgcgaaacaaccgaacagagagttcggtgacttagttttaaatccaatagaaccgaactgttcttcgtgttcttcattttcaagaagttcggttagtaaactaggttttttttggaaaatcgacctaaccgaacatggctctgtaactcctattaaaaccctattttgatgatttctattcgattgaagcaatcaaaatcaaattaaagcgaagggtttgttggaaaatacctccggagtggtcccatggcagaatcaggttgcggctggcgtcttttatactcgataaaattattatgtaaccgaacttaattgtgactgcattgatgttgttacatttcttaaataggcggtggtggtgggaggaggtggtggtaatcggtggttggtggtggtgataatcggaggtggtggtggtggtaatcggaggtggtgggcggtggtggtggtggtgttaatcggcggtggtgggtggtggtggtgggaggaggtggtggtgatatatatataggtggttattaggttggttttaaattaaattaggttaagggtaggttagtcatttcaacgttttaggacactccTTATCACTATAAGGAAGGtgacctaataaaaccatggtccctaaaaaatcattctttataaataagaTCTTCACATTAGCACTGTATAGGCCCAAAGCTGGAATTTTTGTTGGGATGTGTCAAGTTGGTTCCGCAGTTGAGTCGGCCCAACCTTAAAATTCAAACTTTCCCTTGCAGTTGCAGAGAAGGTAATGGTTGTACATATATATTGGCCAAACGGGATGCGAATTCTCATACATatctgttggaacaattgctgaattatgcctgcaaaataatcataaaaaaaagcaaaaaaacaaaaaacaaaacactgttatggctgagtcgcggactaggtcgctttctttaagacgtttcgcggctctgcccaagattgtgcaagcagttcttcagtgGCACGTCGTCCCTAGGATAAAACAGCCAggttcaatctcttacacaatcactcttgcacgatgagaggatgtgaaacttctacacttcattcttgctcaaaaACACTTTAGAAAAAtcaaggatgatcacacacttgtttttctttctcacaaaaattcatttttctttgaaaacccaAGAGACATAAAAGAGAAACTCTCTCTATAAAAAATGTTTCAACAACTCTTCTCAAAATCCCATTATAAAAattctgatctttcatctttaaagccaagaataaataaatatggATTAAGTGAAAGACATTATTAAGATGTTAATTAGCATCATTAATTCGTTCAACAAAAAAACGGTTTTGACATTAACacaaaatatttattctttaagAGAGAGAATAGTTATCACATTTACACCATTTAAATGAAACACTAATTTTTGGAAActaataatgtttttaaaacatatattcccaacaatcccccacttatatttttcaaaaaattgagcAAGAACGTAtagagttgtgcataagcaaaggtgtctcgcgacttgaaactttacgtagtgttaataggctctcttaaaatctaaccatagagtgaacataagtcttgaactctatgagataaaaagattgcttaacacacacgactatactagtgtaaagtctaaagccagcacattatGTCCCTGCtcttgtatcccagtttaatgaatgatctagagaactacccatattctcatagaaagcggccacactttcacattcatataggtgagtctatcaagagtaTTCCTGAatgtaccccactctaaatagagatataaacatcattaagagtttaaaattttaaaattaaaaattaaactcaacctttaCTCATTTCAAGATGTCATgtcgtgggatgaattcttcaaaagcatgattctcgcatctccatatcacctatgacttcgtctagtccctttgaacctatttgtAGGTTGGGTATCAATCATagatgactcaatctcaatgggcatcaacctcatccctaagatgtattcacatcttcttatcaatcctttcgtcaaaggactaaGAAACTCGTTTCAGACACTATATAATCCATATTCTCATAAAATCAACTCTTATAGTTGTCGTTACATTCTCAATTcatgcaatagccgcggtactatcacattggattaatatgtctgTTCCTCTATCTATTAGATGATCGAATCGCtccatcccttaaaggattcaactgaaaggatgtccccaatcagcttcgcaatatccttaaaggattgcggtaaccatttagatagtgtatttctaggcgtatgatgtgtttgaaacacctcataaccttctcaatattttaccaattttccatattAGAATTGGcaaatctgaatataaaacccccactatggaagcaatatattacacccccactacaaaaaatacttatatatatagtcaatcacgtagcaaagaagcatactgagctaccatactcatgtctagtgcaatcacacataatctcaaaagcattagcactaaaccaaatgagtgaaaacttgtttacattcagactatatatatttctgtctcttttaaaaattctattttcattgaaatgaaaatgatctaaagaaacaaaaaattcatttcaaaaatatacaTCTTCTTCACCCAAGTCTTTCATATCAAATagcaaactaagcatgttctcaatttcattttcatcctatacgttagaataaaaattcaaaaaatcacttatgcatacaaaacaaagagtattgtgcatttcactttcatcaattctgaaatcattcgaatgaatcaagtaaacaatttttattttataaattgttttaaagttgtttttcagaatataaaggataacttatctaacttatatgatttcttttattgtagaaactacacagttttccatgtttggtttacatagattctcatccTTAACTTACACAAAAGTAAGATATTTCTACTTAGgactataacaaatcatacattgtagaaacaacatcaacaaacaagcatgtaagttattTAGCGACATGAATGTAAGAGTCAACAATTTTATGTTTGCTTGtctaaaaacaataggctcataaaaactttttgccaaagatttaatagtttgaagaacaaaattactctctataagaagttatctttcaaattataagcaacaaaatattcatgactaaaatttagtctcactatatatgcttttctaggttcattcttagtgaattacttgtcaccttcatttttctagttcctctaattTAAATCAAATGTGCTAAAGCATAGGatatggaacccccactatttttgactcaaacaagaatttcaaaacaatatccaaagatcccaaaaattgtgaaaaactaataagcCAATGATGTAAACCCAAAACGTTTTGCACAAGATAGcggataaaaattcaaaaaaatttcgTGAATACAACATCACCTAGTTAACTActcaaagtatcatatttgatatcaataCAGGCCACTCAAAGCATCACACATGTTTTTATAAAATTCTCCAACATTTTATTTCATTTCAAACTTATGCAACTCGCGTTAGATTTGAAAGggtacatgcttttatgagttaggtaagattacatacatgttatTCAAATATTcaccaagtttataagaaaatataacatgctcatattcatcactaacttactgatttcttaaaaagcatgacaaaatctcatatttcaaatattaTGCTCAAATATTTGATCCATAACATATCATTTGTAGTATTGCATTGATCAAActcaacaaatttctaatctcaatcttgtAAATAACAAGATAGGAGGAAACtagaattctttctcatttcggaagtatgaacatctttaacaagattgttctacccaaagtaaactttgagatcgtaccaatattgaaaatcctagtgatgtgagtatatatcaacaccactttctttcaaacgatttggttcaacttttgaaccataacctatcaaaacaaacatggtgtaaagcaccaatatataccaacctctcaccgtatccacaatttacattaacttagcttgaaaagcaTTGTTAATAATATTTGATATCCTTACAATGCCGtgcaagaataacaaataaattcataatcaatattatgttcatttcttggtgagagttgatattcacattagttttgactaggtttctaattatttcggttttgggttcgtataaaattccatctcataagttccaaacttatatgagtcacatgtttattttcatacacaataattctcaatatcttgtttccctaaaatttattttaagattgaacaatcaatttattcaatttagaatgtcattatttgatcactacaataactacaaataattcatcaaacatacctcaattgcttttaaagctcaattggttgtaaaccattgtccattctttgCGCAATAACAAGAAATCAACAACTCCATTGCTCTACACATCGATTAATCTCCCACAATTTTTTATTtcattagaaaataaaatttcctcaagtaagtgaattttcacctgtcacaatcatgtacatgtgagcatttcaaacaaaaaaataaatatgtaaggtatgcacttacataattacttgaaaatcaaataaaacataGCACTCCATGTTTCTCTTAAGTttcaaacaaagattcaaagttATATATTTATAACATATAGTTATAACTTTCCACTAAGCATATTATCAAGCACATGTGGTGCATTAGCTTAATCTCTAACAAtgatcttctttttcatttccaaaacaagagtatgaagtaataaaaataaaaatcaaaatcaaaatcaaaacatgaattTTACTATAATTTATTACATCTCAATCTTTAATCTCTAATGTCAAGTATCATCTCCTATTTTGGACAAACGTACACAACGATTTTGAAATCACCACATCTCTCAATCTAAA
This is a stretch of genomic DNA from Papaver somniferum cultivar HN1 chromosome 1, ASM357369v1, whole genome shotgun sequence. It encodes these proteins:
- the LOC113360028 gene encoding collagen alpha-1(I) chain-like yields the protein MRRFWNINVSIFRLILIVVLMLSVGDTHERKIGPPVGSIDVFGPGASGSVGPLIVFSDVFGPGTSGSVGPPVGSSDVCGPGASGSVDPPISSSVVSGPETSGSVGPHVGSSTVSGPGTSGSVVPPVGSSDVTSPRASRSVGPPIISSAVEGPGASGSVGPPIVSSDVFGLGTSGSVGPPIVSSDVFGLGTSGSFGPPVGLSDVCGPGASGSVGPPVSLSVISDPGTLGSIGPPIGSSGVSGFGASRSVGPPVGSFVVSVSGPGVSGSIGPPIISSAVFGHGVSGSIGPPIVSSGVFGHGTSGSVGPPVGLSDVCGPGTSGSVGPPKGSSVVSGPGASGSVVPPVSLFAVSDPGALRSVGPPVGSSAVSGPGASGSVGPPIVSSDISGPGASGSVGPPIVSSAVSGLGALGSVGPPLVLSADSGPGLSRKIGPPVGLVAVFGPDSQAAGSAATLGIEGLWHLRCWLWV